In Arachis hypogaea cultivar Tifrunner chromosome 17, arahy.Tifrunner.gnm2.J5K5, whole genome shotgun sequence, a single window of DNA contains:
- the LOC112764524 gene encoding uncharacterized protein isoform X2: MLKKTKIGDPNITRSEDYIIEYLDNLLYSLSLSLSLSVSVSPPNTTIEIQINSSSNLEVHKRGGYSKNKRKVDEDWTDRYTSLSNREVRSSAYAGTSLHNVDVDTTSGMEAAARNISLEQPHKTMENSKSLAFRPRVNNAESIHEKGKTKLQTQDDRPLLLNKEIYKEDKRHARMERSLKIAKKRKSSGNANCAEKYHRTLISDDKGTLINREKCDGRCQKYAMAAGSQQPLIPQAKARHARMERALKLANKKLNKVSQTQIGTNYTITSSKSTMDWTPMKDSRDGAKHVLICEPITDAKNNVPATMEGRTISYNSVDTNMPIQGAGDHSIFSSGRASQRTKSGRKANQRRNKDVKNNEPTNNSKKTSQRANRHVNSGEQTNMEYLHMGYAMYECEHCAALFWYDERSNKNYNTADPKFNLCCKGGQVQLPHLPEAPNVLYELLFNNTPKSKHFRDNIRSYNSMFQFTSMGAKIDRGLNTSRGPPTFTLFGENYHLMGSLIPPEGNVAKFAQLYVFDTLNEIKNRLAAIRGEDKKEIHEDIVRDLKKMLDERNVLVKAFRMVKDSVVKDSNTTVKLRLIGKREKDGRRYNLPSTDEVAALIVGDFDIDKTDRDIVVETQSGRLQRINQLNPAYLGLQYPLLFPFGEDGYKEDIPLNKRYQNGGKGRQEVSMREFFAFRIQERLFDGSPLLYSRRLFQQFLVDGYSMIESSRLNYIRLEQEKFRCEMYKGIKEAVLSGETTPSSRGKRIVLPSSFTGGPRYMIQNYQDAMAICKAVGYPDLFITFTCNPKWPEVEDFLKNRELNAEDRPDIVCRAFKAKLDILIKDIRANKIFGKVCAVVYTIEFQKRGLPHAHILLFLHKDDKYPTAEDIDKIISAEIPDKELDPEYYEAVEKHMMHGPCGMARKDSPCMENGKCIRRFPKRFVEYSTVDDDGYPVYRRREDGRTINKSGVDLDNRYVVPHNRLLLMRYGAHINVEWCNQSRSIKYLFKYVNNGHDRVTASFYKSATENADLDEHDEVSMYYDCRYISPCEAAWRIFGYNIHYRDPSVVRLGFHLPNEQNVVFKDHENLDDVLRETSVKESMFLGWFQANKDYTEARTLTYAELPTKFVWKAKERVWLPRKTHFVIGRIFYVPLGSGERYYLRLLLNFVKGPTSFEDIRTIDDVVYATFKDACYARGLLENEKEYIEAIEEASHWGSGTYLRKLFATLLFSNSMDTPEHVWQKTWTLLCDDILHRQRTLLDNSDLVLTEDELKELTLIEIEKILNSYNKSLRDFPPMSILDMSQLNNQVYVDGMNRLICDELRYDRRQLALDHASYMQQLTDEQRVVYEQVIQAVQSGKGGVFFLYGYGGTGKTFVWKTLASALRSRSQVVLTVASSGIASLLLPGGRTAHSRFAIPLNLDECSTCNIKQGSALADLLIKTKLIIWDEAPMVNRFCIEALDRTMRDILRFSNPNSLDQPFGGKTVVFGGDFRQILPVIPKGTRQEIVNATINSSYIWDSCKLLSLTKNMRLKAGDSHTNSSELKEFGDWILGIGDGSHGTPRDCGERIEIPEDILVKDWDDPIETICKVTYPELFCGKNIDEHIEDRAILAPTLQIVDEINNYMMSLNSTEAQTYYSSDKACPTESNNDLLASIHTPEFLNTIRCSGIPNHELTLKVGTPIMLLRNIDHFAGLCNGTRLVVTRLGKHIIEACSKVGKNKGQKVFIPRMTLSPSDHRIPFKFQRRQFPIMVSYAMTINKSQGQSLSKVGLLLKKPVFTHGQLYVAASRVTNRQGLKILLCHDANNRTETDNVVFKEVFRNVC; this comes from the exons tctctgtctctcagtctcagtctttcagtctctgtctctccaccaaacactacTATAGAGATCCAAATCAACTCAAGCAGCAATCTTGAAG TTCATAAAAGGGGAGGCTACTCTAAGAATAAGAGGAAGGTGGATGAAGACTGGACCGACAGATACACAAGTCTATCAAACAGAGAAGTGAGAAGTTCTGCATATGCTGGAACCAGCCTACATAATGTAGACGTTGACACTACATCAG GTATGGAAGCAGCTGCTCGAAATATTTCATTGGAACAGCCACATAAGACTATGGAGAACAGCAAAAGTCTTGCTTTTAGACCAAGGGTTAACAATGCAGAGTCCATACACGAAAAGGGAAAGACCAAATTACAAACACAGGATGACCGTCCACTTTTGCTGAACAAAGAAATTTACAAGG AGGACAAAAGGCATGCTAGGATGGAACGATCGTTGAAGATAGCTAAGAAGAGGAAGTCCTCAG GTAATGCAAATTGTGCGGAAAAGTATCATAGAACATTGATATCAGATGATAAGGGAACGTTAATCAACCGAGAAAAATGTGATGGAAGATGTCAGAAATATGCAATGGCAGCAGGAAGCCAACAACCACTAATCCCACAAGCAAAAG CAAGACATGCTAGGATGGAAAGAGCACTCAAATTAGCTAACAAGAAGCTAAACAAAGTATCTCAGACTCAAATAG GAACAAATTATACAATTACATCCAGCAAATCTACCATGGATTGGACTCCAATGAAAG ATTCAAGGGATGGTGCAAAACATGTCCTTATATGTGAACCAATCACAGATGCCAAAAATAATGTTCCAGCCACAATGGAAGGGAGAACTATTTCATATAATTCCGTGGACACCAATATGCCAATACAAG GTGCTGGTGATCACAGTATATTTAGTAGTGGTAGAGCATCACAGAGAACAAAATCAG GTAGAAAGGCAAACCAAAGGCGAAACAAAGACGTTAAAAACAATGAACCTACAAACAACA GTAAGAAGACATCCCAAAGGGCTAATAGACACGTAAATTCTGGTGAACAAACAAATATGG AGTATTTGCACATGGGATATGCAATGTATGAATGTGAACATTGTGCTGCTCTCTTTTGGTACGATGAGAGGTCAAATAAAAATTACAACACAGCGGATCCTAAGTTCAATTTATGTTGTAAAGGAGGGCAGGTGCAACTTCCACACCTACCAGAAGCCCCTAACGTGTTGTATGAGTTGTTGTTCAATAATACTCCCAAGAGCAAGCATTTTCGAGATAACATCAGATCATATAATAGCATGTTCCAGTTCACATCGATGGGTGCAAAGATAGATCGTGGTTTAAATACTTCCAGAGGTCCTCCTACATTTACACTTTTTGGGGAGAACTATCATTTAATGGGAAGTCTCATACCGCCAGAAGGAAACGTGGCAAAGTTTGCCCAATTGTATGTTTTTGATACACTAAATGAGATCAAAAACCGCTTGGCTGCTATCCG GGGTGAAGATAAAAAAGAAATACATGAAGACATTGTGAGAGACTTAAAGAAGATGCTAGATGAGAGAAATGTATTGGTGAAGGCGTTTCGCATGGTTAAGGATTCGGTCGTTAAAGATTCAAATACCACAGTCAAGCTCAGATTAATCGGCAAAAGAGAAAAAGATGGTAGAAGATACAACTTGCCTTCAACAGATGAGGTCGCCGCATTAATTGTGGGTGACTTTGATATAGATAAGACTGATAGGGATATTGTCGTCGAGACTCAAAGTGGAAGATTACAAAGGATCAACCAACTCAACCCAGCTTACCTGGGATTACAATATCCTTTGTTATTTCCTTTTGGAGAGGATGGATACAAAGAAGATATACCTCTCAATAAACGTTATCAAAATGGTGGGAAAGGGCGCCAGGAGGTGTCAATGAGAGAATTCTTTGCATTTAGAATACAAGAAAGGTTATTTGATGGTTCCCCGTTGTTATATTCAAGGCGACTCTTCCAGCAATTTTTGGTTGATGGGTATTCGATGATTGAATCCTCTAGGTTAAACTATATAAGGCTTGAACAGGAGAAATTCAGATGTGAGATGTACAAAGGAATAAAAGAAGCAGTTTTGAGTGGGGAAACAACACCGTCATCGCGCGGCAAACGTATTGTATTGCCTTCATCATTTACAGGAGGGCCAAGGTACATGATTCAAAACTATCAGGATGCAATGGCAATTTGTAAGGCGGTGGGTTATCCAGACCTCTTTATTACATTCACATGCAATCCTAAGTGGCCTGAGGTGGAAGACTTCCTTAAGAATAGAGAATTAAATGCAGAAGATAGACCTGACATAGTTTGCAGAGCATTCAAGGCTAAACTGGATATATTGATTAAAGACATCCGAGCAAACAAAATTTTTGGCAAAGTTTGTGCAG TTGTATACACCATCGAAtttcaaaaaagaggactacCACATGCACATATACTATTGTTCTTACATAAGGATGACAAGTATCCAACTGCTGAGGACATTGATAAAATCATCTCAGCTGAGATACCGGATAAGGAGTTAGATCCTGAATACTATGAAGCTGTGGAGAAGCACATGATGCACGGTCCATGTGGGATGGCTAGGAAAGATTCACCATGTATGGAGAATGGTAAGTGTATACGTCGCTTCCCCAAGAGATTCGTTGAGTACTCAACTGTCGATGATGATGGGTATCCAGTCTACAGACGCAGGGAAGATGGAAGGACTATAAACAAGTCTGGAGTTGATCTTGATAATCGATATGTGGTTCCACATAACAGGCTACTATTGATGAGATATGGGGCTCACATAAATGTTGAGTGGTGTAACCAATCAAGATCAATTAAGTATTTGTTCAAGTACGTTAATAATGGCCATGATCGTGTAACAGCTTCGTTCTACAAGAGTGCCACAGAGAATGCTGACCTGGACGAACACGACGAAGTCAGCATGTACTATGATTGCAGGTACATATCTCCCTGTGAGGCCGCCTGGAGAATCTTTGGTTATAACATACATTATAGAGATCCATCAGTGGTAAGACTAGGGTTTCATTTACCCAATGAACAAAACGTGGTATTTAAAGACCATGAAAACCTTGATGATGTGCTGAGAGAAACATCCGTGAAGGAATCCATGTTCCTAGGATGGTTTCAAGCAAACAAGGATTATACAGAAGCAAGAACACTGACGTATGCAGAGCTCCCCACTAAGTTTGTATGGAAGGCAAAAGAAAGAGTATGGTTGCCCCGAAAAACACATTTTGTGATTGGAAGAATTTTCTATGTGCCTCTAGGATCAGGTGAAAGATATTATTTAAGGCTTCTACTCAATTTCGTCAAGGGACCAACTTCTTTTGAGGATATCAGGACTATAGATGATGTGGTCTATGCTACTTTCAAAGACGCCTGTTATGCACGTGGCCTTTTAGAAAATGAAAAGGAATATATTGAGGCGATCGAGGAAGCCAGCCATTGGGGTTCAGGAACATATTTGAGAAAACTCTTTGCGACACTTTTGTTTTCAAATTCGATGGATACACCAGAACATGTTTGGCAAAAGACATGGACTCTATTATGTGATGACATACTTCATAGGCAGCGAACACTTCTGGACAATTCAG ATTTAGTCCTTACTGAAGATGAGTTGAAGGAGTTGACACTAATAGAAATTGAAAAAATTCTGAACAGCTATAACAAGAGTCTTAGGGATTTTCCACCGATGTCAATTCTGGATATGAGTCAACTTAATAATCAAGTGTATGTTGATGGGATGAATAGGCTAATTTGTGATGAGCTCCGATATGATAGAAGACAACTAGCTTTAGATCATGCTTCTTACATGCAACAACTAACTGACGAGCAAAGAGTTGTGTATGAGCAAGTCATACAAGCAGTTCAAAGCGGCAAAGGGGGCGTATTCTTTTTGTATGGTTACGGTGGAACAGGAAAAACTTTTGTTTGGAAGACATTAGCATCTGCACTGAGATCAAGATCACAAGTTGTACTAACTGTTGCATCAAGTGGGATTGCATCTCTTTTACTACCCGGTGGACGGACAGCACACTCACGATTTGCAATCCCACTCAATTTAGATGAATGCTCAACATGCAATATAAAACAGGGCAGCGCATTAGCTGATTTGTTAATAAAGACTAAGCTAATTATTTGGGATGAGGCTCCTATGGTGAATAGATTTTGTATTGAGGCACTTGACAGGACAATGCGTGATATATTAAGATTCAGCAATCCAAACAGCCTTGATCAGCCTTTTGGAGGGAAGACAGTGGTCTTCGGTGGTGACTTTCGACAAATTCTCCCAGTAATTCCTAAAGGGACTAGACAAGAAATTGTTAACGCCACTATAAACTCATCGTACATATGGGATAGTTGCAAGCTGTTGTCATTGACCAAAAACATGCGATTGAAAGCAGGTGACTCCCACACAAACTCATCCGAGTTAAAAGAGTTTGGTGACTGGATACTAGGTATTGGTGATGGTAGCCACGGAACACCAAGAGATTGTGGTGAGAGGATTGAAATCCCAGAAGACATCCTGGTTAAGGATTGGGATGACCCAATAGAGACGATCTGTAAGGTAACATATCCAGAACTATTTTGCGGGAAAAATATTGATGAACATATTGAAGATAGAGCGATACTAGCACCAACATTGCAAATAGTTGATGAGATAAACAACTACATGATGAGCTTAAATTCTACTGAAGCACAAACATATTACAGCTCAGACAAGGCATGCCCAACAGAATCCAACAATGACTTATTGGCATCCATACACACACCAGAATTCCTAAACACAATCAGATGTTCAGGAATTCCAAATCATGAGTTGACATTAAAGGTTGGAACCCCTATAATGTTACTGAGGAATATAGACCATTTTGCAGGATTGTGCAATGGTACCCGCCTGGTTGTCACTAGGCTTGGGAAACACATCATTGAAGCATGTAGCAAGGTTGGAAAGAACAAAGGTCAGAAGGTGTTTATTCCTAGGATGACTCTAAGCCCATCGGATCATCGAATTCCATTCAAGTTCCAACGGAGACAGTTTCCTATAATGGTGTCTTACGCAATGACTATA
- the LOC112764524 gene encoding uncharacterized protein isoform X1: MLKKTKIGDPNITRSEDYIIEYLDNLLYSLSLSLSLSVSVSPPNTTIEIQINSSSNLEVHKRGGYSKNKRKVDEDWTDRYTSLSNREVRSSAYAGTSLHNVDVDTTSGMEAAARNISLEQPHKTMENSKSLAFRPRVNNAESIHEKGKTKLQTQDDRPLLLNKEIYKEDKRHARMERSLKIAKKRKSSGNANCAEKYHRTLISDDKGTLINREKCDGRCQKYAMAAGSQQPLIPQAKARHARMERALKLANKKLNKVSQTQIGTNYTITSSKSTMDWTPMKDSRDGAKHVLICEPITDAKNNVPATMEGRTISYNSVDTNMPIQGAGDHSIFSSGRASQRTKSGRKANQRRNKDVKNNEPTNNSKKTSQRANRHVNSGEQTNMDFAEYLHMGYAMYECEHCAALFWYDERSNKNYNTADPKFNLCCKGGQVQLPHLPEAPNVLYELLFNNTPKSKHFRDNIRSYNSMFQFTSMGAKIDRGLNTSRGPPTFTLFGENYHLMGSLIPPEGNVAKFAQLYVFDTLNEIKNRLAAIRGEDKKEIHEDIVRDLKKMLDERNVLVKAFRMVKDSVVKDSNTTVKLRLIGKREKDGRRYNLPSTDEVAALIVGDFDIDKTDRDIVVETQSGRLQRINQLNPAYLGLQYPLLFPFGEDGYKEDIPLNKRYQNGGKGRQEVSMREFFAFRIQERLFDGSPLLYSRRLFQQFLVDGYSMIESSRLNYIRLEQEKFRCEMYKGIKEAVLSGETTPSSRGKRIVLPSSFTGGPRYMIQNYQDAMAICKAVGYPDLFITFTCNPKWPEVEDFLKNRELNAEDRPDIVCRAFKAKLDILIKDIRANKIFGKVCAVVYTIEFQKRGLPHAHILLFLHKDDKYPTAEDIDKIISAEIPDKELDPEYYEAVEKHMMHGPCGMARKDSPCMENGKCIRRFPKRFVEYSTVDDDGYPVYRRREDGRTINKSGVDLDNRYVVPHNRLLLMRYGAHINVEWCNQSRSIKYLFKYVNNGHDRVTASFYKSATENADLDEHDEVSMYYDCRYISPCEAAWRIFGYNIHYRDPSVVRLGFHLPNEQNVVFKDHENLDDVLRETSVKESMFLGWFQANKDYTEARTLTYAELPTKFVWKAKERVWLPRKTHFVIGRIFYVPLGSGERYYLRLLLNFVKGPTSFEDIRTIDDVVYATFKDACYARGLLENEKEYIEAIEEASHWGSGTYLRKLFATLLFSNSMDTPEHVWQKTWTLLCDDILHRQRTLLDNSDLVLTEDELKELTLIEIEKILNSYNKSLRDFPPMSILDMSQLNNQVYVDGMNRLICDELRYDRRQLALDHASYMQQLTDEQRVVYEQVIQAVQSGKGGVFFLYGYGGTGKTFVWKTLASALRSRSQVVLTVASSGIASLLLPGGRTAHSRFAIPLNLDECSTCNIKQGSALADLLIKTKLIIWDEAPMVNRFCIEALDRTMRDILRFSNPNSLDQPFGGKTVVFGGDFRQILPVIPKGTRQEIVNATINSSYIWDSCKLLSLTKNMRLKAGDSHTNSSELKEFGDWILGIGDGSHGTPRDCGERIEIPEDILVKDWDDPIETICKVTYPELFCGKNIDEHIEDRAILAPTLQIVDEINNYMMSLNSTEAQTYYSSDKACPTESNNDLLASIHTPEFLNTIRCSGIPNHELTLKVGTPIMLLRNIDHFAGLCNGTRLVVTRLGKHIIEACSKVGKNKGQKVFIPRMTLSPSDHRIPFKFQRRQFPIMVSYAMTINKSQGQSLSKVGLLLKKPVFTHGQLYVAASRVTNRQGLKILLCHDANNRTETDNVVFKEVFRNVC, from the exons tctctgtctctcagtctcagtctttcagtctctgtctctccaccaaacactacTATAGAGATCCAAATCAACTCAAGCAGCAATCTTGAAG TTCATAAAAGGGGAGGCTACTCTAAGAATAAGAGGAAGGTGGATGAAGACTGGACCGACAGATACACAAGTCTATCAAACAGAGAAGTGAGAAGTTCTGCATATGCTGGAACCAGCCTACATAATGTAGACGTTGACACTACATCAG GTATGGAAGCAGCTGCTCGAAATATTTCATTGGAACAGCCACATAAGACTATGGAGAACAGCAAAAGTCTTGCTTTTAGACCAAGGGTTAACAATGCAGAGTCCATACACGAAAAGGGAAAGACCAAATTACAAACACAGGATGACCGTCCACTTTTGCTGAACAAAGAAATTTACAAGG AGGACAAAAGGCATGCTAGGATGGAACGATCGTTGAAGATAGCTAAGAAGAGGAAGTCCTCAG GTAATGCAAATTGTGCGGAAAAGTATCATAGAACATTGATATCAGATGATAAGGGAACGTTAATCAACCGAGAAAAATGTGATGGAAGATGTCAGAAATATGCAATGGCAGCAGGAAGCCAACAACCACTAATCCCACAAGCAAAAG CAAGACATGCTAGGATGGAAAGAGCACTCAAATTAGCTAACAAGAAGCTAAACAAAGTATCTCAGACTCAAATAG GAACAAATTATACAATTACATCCAGCAAATCTACCATGGATTGGACTCCAATGAAAG ATTCAAGGGATGGTGCAAAACATGTCCTTATATGTGAACCAATCACAGATGCCAAAAATAATGTTCCAGCCACAATGGAAGGGAGAACTATTTCATATAATTCCGTGGACACCAATATGCCAATACAAG GTGCTGGTGATCACAGTATATTTAGTAGTGGTAGAGCATCACAGAGAACAAAATCAG GTAGAAAGGCAAACCAAAGGCGAAACAAAGACGTTAAAAACAATGAACCTACAAACAACA GTAAGAAGACATCCCAAAGGGCTAATAGACACGTAAATTCTGGTGAACAAACAAATATGG ATTTTGCAGAGTATTTGCACATGGGATATGCAATGTATGAATGTGAACATTGTGCTGCTCTCTTTTGGTACGATGAGAGGTCAAATAAAAATTACAACACAGCGGATCCTAAGTTCAATTTATGTTGTAAAGGAGGGCAGGTGCAACTTCCACACCTACCAGAAGCCCCTAACGTGTTGTATGAGTTGTTGTTCAATAATACTCCCAAGAGCAAGCATTTTCGAGATAACATCAGATCATATAATAGCATGTTCCAGTTCACATCGATGGGTGCAAAGATAGATCGTGGTTTAAATACTTCCAGAGGTCCTCCTACATTTACACTTTTTGGGGAGAACTATCATTTAATGGGAAGTCTCATACCGCCAGAAGGAAACGTGGCAAAGTTTGCCCAATTGTATGTTTTTGATACACTAAATGAGATCAAAAACCGCTTGGCTGCTATCCG GGGTGAAGATAAAAAAGAAATACATGAAGACATTGTGAGAGACTTAAAGAAGATGCTAGATGAGAGAAATGTATTGGTGAAGGCGTTTCGCATGGTTAAGGATTCGGTCGTTAAAGATTCAAATACCACAGTCAAGCTCAGATTAATCGGCAAAAGAGAAAAAGATGGTAGAAGATACAACTTGCCTTCAACAGATGAGGTCGCCGCATTAATTGTGGGTGACTTTGATATAGATAAGACTGATAGGGATATTGTCGTCGAGACTCAAAGTGGAAGATTACAAAGGATCAACCAACTCAACCCAGCTTACCTGGGATTACAATATCCTTTGTTATTTCCTTTTGGAGAGGATGGATACAAAGAAGATATACCTCTCAATAAACGTTATCAAAATGGTGGGAAAGGGCGCCAGGAGGTGTCAATGAGAGAATTCTTTGCATTTAGAATACAAGAAAGGTTATTTGATGGTTCCCCGTTGTTATATTCAAGGCGACTCTTCCAGCAATTTTTGGTTGATGGGTATTCGATGATTGAATCCTCTAGGTTAAACTATATAAGGCTTGAACAGGAGAAATTCAGATGTGAGATGTACAAAGGAATAAAAGAAGCAGTTTTGAGTGGGGAAACAACACCGTCATCGCGCGGCAAACGTATTGTATTGCCTTCATCATTTACAGGAGGGCCAAGGTACATGATTCAAAACTATCAGGATGCAATGGCAATTTGTAAGGCGGTGGGTTATCCAGACCTCTTTATTACATTCACATGCAATCCTAAGTGGCCTGAGGTGGAAGACTTCCTTAAGAATAGAGAATTAAATGCAGAAGATAGACCTGACATAGTTTGCAGAGCATTCAAGGCTAAACTGGATATATTGATTAAAGACATCCGAGCAAACAAAATTTTTGGCAAAGTTTGTGCAG TTGTATACACCATCGAAtttcaaaaaagaggactacCACATGCACATATACTATTGTTCTTACATAAGGATGACAAGTATCCAACTGCTGAGGACATTGATAAAATCATCTCAGCTGAGATACCGGATAAGGAGTTAGATCCTGAATACTATGAAGCTGTGGAGAAGCACATGATGCACGGTCCATGTGGGATGGCTAGGAAAGATTCACCATGTATGGAGAATGGTAAGTGTATACGTCGCTTCCCCAAGAGATTCGTTGAGTACTCAACTGTCGATGATGATGGGTATCCAGTCTACAGACGCAGGGAAGATGGAAGGACTATAAACAAGTCTGGAGTTGATCTTGATAATCGATATGTGGTTCCACATAACAGGCTACTATTGATGAGATATGGGGCTCACATAAATGTTGAGTGGTGTAACCAATCAAGATCAATTAAGTATTTGTTCAAGTACGTTAATAATGGCCATGATCGTGTAACAGCTTCGTTCTACAAGAGTGCCACAGAGAATGCTGACCTGGACGAACACGACGAAGTCAGCATGTACTATGATTGCAGGTACATATCTCCCTGTGAGGCCGCCTGGAGAATCTTTGGTTATAACATACATTATAGAGATCCATCAGTGGTAAGACTAGGGTTTCATTTACCCAATGAACAAAACGTGGTATTTAAAGACCATGAAAACCTTGATGATGTGCTGAGAGAAACATCCGTGAAGGAATCCATGTTCCTAGGATGGTTTCAAGCAAACAAGGATTATACAGAAGCAAGAACACTGACGTATGCAGAGCTCCCCACTAAGTTTGTATGGAAGGCAAAAGAAAGAGTATGGTTGCCCCGAAAAACACATTTTGTGATTGGAAGAATTTTCTATGTGCCTCTAGGATCAGGTGAAAGATATTATTTAAGGCTTCTACTCAATTTCGTCAAGGGACCAACTTCTTTTGAGGATATCAGGACTATAGATGATGTGGTCTATGCTACTTTCAAAGACGCCTGTTATGCACGTGGCCTTTTAGAAAATGAAAAGGAATATATTGAGGCGATCGAGGAAGCCAGCCATTGGGGTTCAGGAACATATTTGAGAAAACTCTTTGCGACACTTTTGTTTTCAAATTCGATGGATACACCAGAACATGTTTGGCAAAAGACATGGACTCTATTATGTGATGACATACTTCATAGGCAGCGAACACTTCTGGACAATTCAG ATTTAGTCCTTACTGAAGATGAGTTGAAGGAGTTGACACTAATAGAAATTGAAAAAATTCTGAACAGCTATAACAAGAGTCTTAGGGATTTTCCACCGATGTCAATTCTGGATATGAGTCAACTTAATAATCAAGTGTATGTTGATGGGATGAATAGGCTAATTTGTGATGAGCTCCGATATGATAGAAGACAACTAGCTTTAGATCATGCTTCTTACATGCAACAACTAACTGACGAGCAAAGAGTTGTGTATGAGCAAGTCATACAAGCAGTTCAAAGCGGCAAAGGGGGCGTATTCTTTTTGTATGGTTACGGTGGAACAGGAAAAACTTTTGTTTGGAAGACATTAGCATCTGCACTGAGATCAAGATCACAAGTTGTACTAACTGTTGCATCAAGTGGGATTGCATCTCTTTTACTACCCGGTGGACGGACAGCACACTCACGATTTGCAATCCCACTCAATTTAGATGAATGCTCAACATGCAATATAAAACAGGGCAGCGCATTAGCTGATTTGTTAATAAAGACTAAGCTAATTATTTGGGATGAGGCTCCTATGGTGAATAGATTTTGTATTGAGGCACTTGACAGGACAATGCGTGATATATTAAGATTCAGCAATCCAAACAGCCTTGATCAGCCTTTTGGAGGGAAGACAGTGGTCTTCGGTGGTGACTTTCGACAAATTCTCCCAGTAATTCCTAAAGGGACTAGACAAGAAATTGTTAACGCCACTATAAACTCATCGTACATATGGGATAGTTGCAAGCTGTTGTCATTGACCAAAAACATGCGATTGAAAGCAGGTGACTCCCACACAAACTCATCCGAGTTAAAAGAGTTTGGTGACTGGATACTAGGTATTGGTGATGGTAGCCACGGAACACCAAGAGATTGTGGTGAGAGGATTGAAATCCCAGAAGACATCCTGGTTAAGGATTGGGATGACCCAATAGAGACGATCTGTAAGGTAACATATCCAGAACTATTTTGCGGGAAAAATATTGATGAACATATTGAAGATAGAGCGATACTAGCACCAACATTGCAAATAGTTGATGAGATAAACAACTACATGATGAGCTTAAATTCTACTGAAGCACAAACATATTACAGCTCAGACAAGGCATGCCCAACAGAATCCAACAATGACTTATTGGCATCCATACACACACCAGAATTCCTAAACACAATCAGATGTTCAGGAATTCCAAATCATGAGTTGACATTAAAGGTTGGAACCCCTATAATGTTACTGAGGAATATAGACCATTTTGCAGGATTGTGCAATGGTACCCGCCTGGTTGTCACTAGGCTTGGGAAACACATCATTGAAGCATGTAGCAAGGTTGGAAAGAACAAAGGTCAGAAGGTGTTTATTCCTAGGATGACTCTAAGCCCATCGGATCATCGAATTCCATTCAAGTTCCAACGGAGACAGTTTCCTATAATGGTGTCTTACGCAATGACTATA